CTGAGGAACTTCGCCGGCGTGGGCGCTTAGCCCGCAGTGCTCCTCCCGGTCGCTACTGCACGAAGCCGATGCTGCTCCTGCGCGGCCCGCCTTCAGGCAGGTCCGCCGGCAACACGTGGTCCCGGCGGTCGAGCTTGGCGTTGCCGAAGGCCGTCATCCAGGCGCGGCGCATCTCGCGCGGCGCCAGCTCGCTCATGCGGTCGAGCACGTCGGCGCGCGGCTCGGGCGCGAAGCGCGAGCCCCAGTCGTGGTCCGCGCGGATGCTGCGATACAGCTTGGCCGCGATGTGCCGCGCGGCGTCCCGGTCCGGCGCATGCACCTCGTAGACGTTCATCCGGTTCAGGATGGGGTCGGGGATGTTTCGGGCGTCGTTGGCAGTGGCCACCCAGATCACCTGGCTCGCGTCGATCGCCACCTCGGCGAACTCGTCCGTGAAGGCCTCGGCGGTGTCGTGCTCGAGCAGGCTGTACAGCGCGCCGAGGGGATCGTAGGCGTGCTCGCCCCCGGCCTTGTCGATCTCGTCGACGACCATCACCGGGTTGGCGTACTGGCCGTCCACCAGCGTCTCGAACACCTTTCCCGGGCGCGCACCCTTCCACTGGCTGGATGCGCCCGACAGCACCCAGCCGGCCGTCATCGAGCTCATCGAGATGAAACCCATGCCGGTGCCGAGCAGGAGGGACAGCTCGCGGGCGAAGTAGGTCTTGCCGACACCCGGGGGGCCGAGCAGAAGCAGTGGGGTGATCTCCAGCGCGTCGTGGCTGTCCTCGCACAGCGCGAGCTGGCGGCGCACGTCGTCGAGAACCTCGGAAAAATTGGGCAGGTCATCGTACAGGTGGTCCATCACCGGCAGGCCGGACGGCTTGACCTGGAAGCGCTCGGAGCCCTTCTCCAGCATGCGCTCGTAGGTGGCGCGCAAGCTTTCATGCTCCTTGGGCGCCAGCTTGTCGAGCTTGCGGCCCACTTCGTCGACCCGGTAGACGTGCCGCATGCGGGCGATCGGTATGCCCCGACGCGACAGGGGGACGAGATCCTTGGAATCACCCATGGTGAACCTCCGAGCCAACTGCTTCAACCGATTCGAGCAGAGCATGCCCAAATCCGGCCGCGGAAAAAAGCCGTGGAAACCGCCTCTGTTGCTATGCAGATTGCGTGCCCGCAGTTGAGTTCCCGC
The Piscinibacter sp. XHJ-5 DNA segment above includes these coding regions:
- a CDS encoding AAA family ATPase; the encoded protein is MGDSKDLVPLSRRGIPIARMRHVYRVDEVGRKLDKLAPKEHESLRATYERMLEKGSERFQVKPSGLPVMDHLYDDLPNFSEVLDDVRRQLALCEDSHDALEITPLLLLGPPGVGKTYFARELSLLLGTGMGFISMSSMTAGWVLSGASSQWKGARPGKVFETLVDGQYANPVMVVDEIDKAGGEHAYDPLGALYSLLEHDTAEAFTDEFAEVAIDASQVIWVATANDARNIPDPILNRMNVYEVHAPDRDAARHIAAKLYRSIRADHDWGSRFAPEPRADVLDRMSELAPREMRRAWMTAFGNAKLDRRDHVLPADLPEGGPRRSSIGFVQ